Proteins from a genomic interval of Armatimonadota bacterium:
- a CDS encoding tetratricopeptide repeat protein, which yields MGEGLWRATVVVLLGFASLIVLARSERPQGWNRLTEAIQTADGQSILNVASEIGQTGANDANSRMAVATVLLAYGRADLAVTYLDNEAETIRFKNQEEEGVYWRFVGDAALTDSGLTMSALAAYERALQAMPNDHLVLNNYGYILADTDGDAELAFQLTNKACELRPGLATYLDSRGWALYKLGLYDRAIEDLQAAVHGDPTSWEIRYHLAAAYSKIQYKTEARIELEKAMRLAPRSVDSKDLMREIDVRR from the coding sequence ATGGGCGAAGGCCTTTGGCGCGCTACGGTCGTCGTCTTGCTCGGGTTCGCTTCCCTCATCGTTCTCGCTCGTTCAGAACGCCCGCAAGGATGGAACCGTCTAACCGAGGCTATACAGACCGCCGATGGTCAGAGCATCCTAAACGTCGCCTCGGAAATCGGTCAAACCGGCGCCAACGACGCAAACTCCCGAATGGCCGTCGCAACGGTGCTGTTGGCCTACGGTCGAGCCGACCTTGCGGTTACCTACTTAGATAACGAAGCCGAAACTATACGGTTCAAGAACCAGGAAGAGGAGGGGGTCTATTGGCGATTCGTCGGCGATGCGGCGCTCACCGATAGCGGTCTAACCATGAGCGCTTTGGCCGCCTACGAACGAGCGCTGCAGGCCATGCCCAACGATCATCTCGTTTTGAACAATTACGGCTACATCTTGGCCGATACAGACGGAGACGCCGAGTTGGCGTTCCAACTGACGAACAAAGCCTGCGAACTGAGACCCGGCTTGGCGACCTATTTGGACAGTCGAGGCTGGGCGCTCTATAAGTTGGGACTATACGACCGAGCGATCGAAGACCTTCAGGCAGCCGTGCACGGAGACCCGACTAGCTGGGAAATCCGGTACCACTTGGCCGCCGCCTACTCGAAGATCCAATACAAAACAGAGGCCAGAATCGAACTGGAGAAAGCGATGAGACTGGCGCCCCGCTCGGTCGATTCGAAGGACCTCATGCGAGAGATCGATGTTCGTCGATGA
- a CDS encoding aspartyl protease family protein translates to MRPIAFCAAFALSALVGSTQPELKQALNEFREPLRFATTVYAEGRLLSHAISSNSARFVSQRYAGWGYLRTESAGRVSEVWQTPNGVFSMTEGVFRSVSPLEMRPSEQENSESRLIAHLSRQSDLSPTVSSGKMPDGRSVRVYSVRTEWEGRDQAVELYLHLLRPRLLGFQVWGRHPLRESRAIKTSTFDDFRNVSGRAAPHHRRDYYDGQLFGEMQIAKLEIASRIDARERYRRAVELKSFAGRLPYAHSVGYRGLMPIVTVQLRGPDGVKDAKMLLDSGASQTIVSRSLASSIGLRLLGRINMRSVSGGLTLHGARAGMVQLGRAAVGDKWIAVGDLGFISTALGVEGVLGSDFLGHFRVTFDFSKGEIRFEDAREPYKKPKDSIELGLHFIAGTPTFRCEVSNWTEGWLVLDTGAKFTSLPTSMVPDRARRASQPVMAATGATGLSQAMRGARVGDLKIDSGGADFVVEDLASLFTSNASSSIMPGTDVGVLGINVMRRFEFTVDYRSGKAYVRQTPPGNDKNASIGAVLRPSAERATVSSMIPVSPASVVLKRGDVLLSVNGRSTEGASPREVQSWLRGPENTRVRLVVLRDGESLELNLRRETLLY, encoded by the coding sequence ATGCGGCCGATAGCGTTCTGTGCCGCGTTCGCACTGTCCGCTCTGGTCGGTTCGACGCAGCCGGAGTTGAAGCAAGCCCTTAACGAGTTTCGCGAGCCGTTGCGCTTTGCGACGACCGTTTATGCCGAGGGTCGCTTGCTGTCTCATGCGATTTCGAGCAATAGCGCTCGATTTGTGTCGCAGCGGTATGCCGGATGGGGGTATTTGAGGACCGAATCGGCGGGGCGCGTTTCCGAGGTTTGGCAAACACCCAACGGCGTTTTTAGCATGACGGAGGGCGTTTTCAGGAGTGTGAGCCCTTTGGAAATGCGGCCCTCCGAGCAAGAGAACTCCGAATCGCGCCTCATAGCCCACCTCTCTCGGCAGAGCGATCTGTCGCCGACTGTCAGCAGCGGCAAAATGCCGGACGGACGTTCGGTGCGAGTCTATTCCGTTCGCACCGAATGGGAGGGAAGGGATCAAGCGGTCGAACTCTATCTGCATCTATTGCGACCTCGGTTATTGGGCTTTCAGGTGTGGGGTCGGCATCCATTGCGCGAGTCCAGAGCGATCAAGACCTCGACGTTCGACGACTTTCGAAACGTTTCGGGCCGCGCGGCTCCCCACCATCGGCGAGATTATTATGACGGTCAGCTCTTTGGCGAGATGCAGATCGCTAAGTTGGAGATCGCGTCCAGGATCGACGCTCGGGAGCGGTATCGGCGAGCCGTAGAGTTGAAGAGTTTTGCCGGCAGGCTGCCCTATGCGCATTCGGTGGGCTACCGAGGGCTCATGCCGATCGTTACTGTACAACTGAGAGGACCCGACGGCGTAAAGGACGCGAAGATGCTGCTCGATTCGGGCGCCAGCCAGACGATAGTCTCAAGGTCATTGGCCTCGTCGATCGGCCTCCGTCTTCTTGGCCGAATCAACATGAGGTCGGTCAGCGGCGGACTGACGCTGCACGGCGCTCGCGCCGGCATGGTGCAGCTTGGACGAGCGGCAGTGGGCGACAAGTGGATCGCAGTGGGCGATCTTGGTTTCATTTCGACCGCGCTGGGAGTGGAGGGCGTCTTAGGTTCGGATTTCTTGGGCCATTTTCGCGTAACGTTCGACTTCTCGAAGGGCGAAATTCGATTTGAGGACGCGCGGGAGCCGTATAAGAAGCCAAAAGACTCGATAGAGTTGGGTTTGCATTTTATCGCGGGGACGCCGACTTTTCGGTGCGAGGTGTCCAATTGGACCGAAGGCTGGCTGGTTTTGGATACTGGCGCGAAGTTTACTTCGCTACCGACCTCGATGGTGCCCGACCGGGCGAGACGAGCGTCTCAGCCCGTGATGGCGGCGACGGGCGCTACGGGGCTTTCGCAGGCGATGAGAGGCGCGAGAGTGGGAGACTTGAAGATCGACTCGGGCGGCGCCGACTTTGTGGTCGAAGACTTGGCATCGCTTTTCACGTCCAATGCCTCCAGCAGCATCATGCCAGGCACGGATGTGGGCGTGCTAGGCATCAATGTGATGCGGAGATTCGAGTTTACCGTGGATTACCGTTCGGGGAAGGCGTATGTTCGCCAGACGCCTCCGGGCAATGACAAGAACGCGAGCATTGGGGCTGTGTTGAGGCCTTCGGCAGAGCGGGCAACGGTGAGTTCGATGATCCCGGTATCGCCCGCTTCGGTCGTCTTGAAACGCGGCGACGTTCTGCTCAGCGTCAACGGTCGTTCGACCGAGGGCGCATCGCCAAGGGAAGTACAATCATGGTTGCGCGGACCGGAGAACACGCGCGTTCGGCTTGTGGTGTTAAGAGACGGAGAGTCGCTGGAGCTGAACCTGAGACGAGAGACGCTGCTTTACTGA
- a CDS encoding BMP family ABC transporter substrate-binding protein, with the protein MAKIRAAMVTDVGGIGDESFNASAWQGLQMAKQKLGAEVRYLESATAADYVKNLRALAGQKYDVVFAVGFLMENALKQVAPRYPAVKFAIIDGSAPAAANTVSIKFNEQEGSFLVGALAAGVSKKKIVGFVGGMNVPLIKKFEAGYRAGAQTMGAARTLVGYTGNWDDVGKGRELALTQFRQGADIVYHAAGRCGIGVIEAAKQRGAGYYAIGVDMDQDGLAPGRVLTSMVKRVDQAVFDVCKRASEGKFKSGQIVYGVKEGGVGMSAMKHTKKDVPAPLLQKVERLRVMIVNGQLKPPADEAALKSFKPPKV; encoded by the coding sequence ATGGCAAAGATACGTGCGGCGATGGTAACGGACGTTGGCGGCATTGGGGACGAGTCGTTCAATGCATCGGCTTGGCAAGGATTGCAGATGGCCAAGCAGAAGTTAGGCGCCGAAGTGCGCTATTTGGAGTCGGCCACGGCTGCCGACTATGTGAAGAATCTGCGCGCATTGGCGGGGCAGAAGTACGACGTGGTTTTTGCGGTCGGGTTCTTGATGGAGAACGCCCTGAAGCAGGTTGCGCCTCGTTATCCTGCGGTCAAGTTCGCCATTATCGACGGTTCGGCTCCAGCGGCGGCCAATACCGTCTCGATCAAGTTTAACGAGCAGGAAGGCTCGTTTTTGGTCGGCGCTCTGGCCGCGGGAGTCAGCAAAAAGAAGATCGTGGGCTTTGTCGGCGGCATGAACGTGCCCTTGATCAAGAAGTTTGAGGCGGGCTATCGGGCGGGCGCTCAGACGATGGGGGCTGCTCGGACATTGGTCGGCTATACGGGCAATTGGGACGATGTGGGCAAGGGCCGCGAACTTGCGCTGACGCAGTTTCGACAGGGTGCGGACATTGTCTATCATGCGGCGGGTCGGTGCGGGATCGGTGTGATCGAGGCGGCCAAGCAGCGCGGCGCAGGCTATTACGCGATCGGCGTCGATATGGATCAAGACGGCCTGGCGCCCGGACGGGTGCTGACCAGCATGGTCAAGCGGGTCGATCAGGCGGTATTCGATGTGTGCAAGCGGGCATCGGAAGGGAAGTTTAAGTCAGGGCAGATCGTTTATGGCGTGAAGGAAGGCGGCGTGGGGATGAGCGCGATGAAGCACACCAAGAAGGACGTTCCCGCGCCGCTGTTGCAGAAGGTCGAGAGGTTGCGCGTTATGATCGTCAATGGGCAGCTGAAGCCTCCGGCGGACGAAGCCGCCTTGAAAAGCTTCAAGCCGCCCAAAGTGTAA
- a CDS encoding prepilin-type N-terminal cleavage/methylation domain-containing protein, translated as MRRGFTLIELLVVIAIIAILAAILFPVFAQAREKARMTTCHSNSRQLGLGVMMYVQDWAETFPPSTNYAAPADSPERVWMAIMQPYVKNTGIFICPSAENAAYGNRWATRDRLPIGYTAAAAFDPAQIEGFPDMFGPAKLEEDARIPLFGDTASGPGAMKYRGYVFDPYVGLENAVDPRLGTPLVADRDLVIELNHLRPAQLKPLYCRHQKTGRDEGMCLLIFADGHAKNYSAKSILAQQGGANLLWRFR; from the coding sequence ATGCGAAGAGGCTTTACCTTGATTGAACTGTTGGTGGTGATCGCGATCATCGCCATTTTGGCCGCGATTCTGTTTCCCGTCTTTGCCCAAGCGCGCGAGAAGGCGCGCATGACCACATGCCACTCGAACAGCCGCCAATTGGGCCTCGGAGTCATGATGTACGTGCAAGATTGGGCGGAGACCTTTCCGCCATCGACCAACTACGCCGCTCCCGCCGATTCTCCGGAGAGGGTCTGGATGGCGATCATGCAGCCATACGTTAAGAACACCGGCATCTTTATCTGTCCAAGCGCCGAAAACGCTGCCTACGGCAATCGATGGGCGACCCGCGACCGACTGCCTATAGGCTACACCGCGGCGGCGGCTTTTGATCCTGCCCAAATCGAAGGATTCCCCGATATGTTCGGCCCGGCAAAATTGGAAGAGGACGCCCGCATTCCCTTGTTCGGCGACACGGCAAGCGGTCCTGGCGCAATGAAATACCGAGGCTATGTCTTCGATCCCTACGTCGGCTTGGAAAACGCGGTCGATCCGCGCCTGGGCACACCCTTGGTAGCCGATCGAGACCTCGTCATCGAACTCAATCATCTGCGCCCTGCACAGCTCAAGCCGCTCTACTGCCGGCATCAAAAGACCGGCCGAGACGAGGGCATGTGCCTTCTAATCTTTGCGGACGGCCATGCAAAGAACTACTCCGCCAAGTCGATCTTGGCTCAACAGGGCGGAGCCAACTTGCTCTGGCGCTTCCGCTAA
- the ilvC gene encoding ketol-acid reductoisomerase, protein MADLYYDSDADLSALKNKTIATLGYGAQGRAQALNLRDSGLQVIVGARPGRSMDRAAEDGFERCPIAEATERADLLAMLINDEYQRDLYNESIFPHLQPGKTLLFAHGFNIAFGQIPPPSYVDVIMVAPVGVGELVRRLYLQGSGAPCLIAVHHDYSGSAKATALAYAKAIGGTRAGVIETTFKEECETDLFGEQAVIVGGLTALLTAGYETLTEAGYQPELAYFECVHQLKLIVDLIYERGISGMRQAISDTALYGDLTRGPRIVNDETKARMRELLKEIQDGRFARDWLQENVVGRPVFGSLLKQGEDHPMEQVGKNLRRMATEGAKPDS, encoded by the coding sequence ATGGCCGACCTCTATTACGACTCAGACGCCGATCTGTCGGCACTGAAGAACAAAACGATAGCAACCCTGGGCTATGGCGCTCAGGGTCGCGCTCAAGCCTTGAATCTGCGCGATTCAGGCCTCCAGGTCATCGTCGGCGCGCGTCCGGGCCGGTCGATGGACCGCGCCGCCGAGGACGGCTTTGAGCGATGCCCCATTGCCGAAGCCACGGAGCGCGCCGACCTGTTGGCGATGCTGATCAACGACGAGTATCAGCGCGACCTCTACAACGAGAGCATTTTCCCTCATCTACAACCGGGCAAGACGCTGCTCTTTGCTCATGGGTTCAACATCGCGTTCGGACAAATACCCCCCCCGTCCTATGTGGATGTGATCATGGTCGCGCCGGTCGGCGTCGGCGAACTGGTTCGGCGCCTCTATCTTCAAGGTTCTGGCGCGCCTTGTCTGATAGCGGTCCATCACGACTATTCGGGATCGGCTAAAGCTACGGCGCTCGCCTATGCCAAAGCGATTGGAGGAACCCGTGCGGGCGTGATCGAAACGACCTTCAAAGAAGAGTGCGAGACCGACCTGTTTGGCGAACAAGCCGTCATCGTCGGCGGACTGACCGCCCTGCTGACAGCCGGATACGAGACTCTGACCGAAGCCGGTTATCAGCCGGAGCTGGCCTACTTCGAATGCGTCCATCAACTGAAGCTGATCGTCGATCTGATCTACGAGCGCGGCATCTCGGGCATGAGACAAGCGATCAGCGATACAGCGCTCTACGGCGATCTGACCCGCGGGCCTCGGATCGTTAACGATGAGACCAAGGCTCGGATGCGAGAACTGTTGAAAGAGATCCAGGACGGCCGCTTTGCCCGCGACTGGCTGCAAGAAAACGTTGTCGGACGCCCCGTCTTTGGCTCGCTATTGAAGCAAGGCGAGGATCACCCTATGGAACAGGTCGGTAAAAACCTTAGAAGAATGGCGACCGAGGGCGCAAAGCCCGATTCTTAG